One Hippoglossus hippoglossus isolate fHipHip1 chromosome 5, fHipHip1.pri, whole genome shotgun sequence genomic window carries:
- the nav1b gene encoding neuron navigator 1 isoform X15, translating into MSGRVFPVKASAARRTLLFTSSWDESSSISSGLSDGDGSDNLSSEEFNASSSLNSLPTTPLGSRRNSSVMLRTDAEKRSMVESGLSWFSEDGKTIHKLESCSYETGSLKTEAPSKWRKKPPSLSEDQGSKGELKKPQSLGQPGSFRKGRNPPVGVTSPITHTSQIMLKVAAPKSERPLDKSKMSIKTAGLQRSRSDAGRDHHGEHRKPPSGLVKPSAGASFGYKKPPIATGTATVMTAGGTTISSGSATVGKIPKSSGIPMKPVGGGIPTGRKNSFDASSEQNFPGPIARNSIQYRSLPRPAKSSTFSVIGRPSGRPVSGTIDPGLLSLKPVPMASAGPRLKELSSCGSKMSTRTSTGPVNQTDREKEKERAKAKAVGADMDCGSLKGDDTRSGTAGESTVKLHGLRRTSSGRYPELSSPTTPRMLHTKTLGRPPSLAHLDKVNSNSLDSCVTIHDLPPKVPPYSKLQDLAGSHTAGRLTPSPAPILHIDSPSSYTSDSLSLSGSPLLYPKLMHRSMESLPLTMSVPCSARFLTAERHDKQERTTGTWGAGSRTSLNLTDSLQADRNTLPKKGLERYGSSLSDSDGSKPGRRHSHTIAGMTESDSPPQLPSPTRLLHPSSGKAPLTNVVAPISSGSPRISRSNSIGPPGDSAGDLFGTSPLGSSLSLADRPKSMMRSGSFREPGDDVHGSVLSLASNASSNYSSNEERIQGEQIRKLRRELESSQEKVANLTMQLSANLGQANLVAAFEQSLALMTARLETLSVSSDQKPLSPTSQPHPSADSPTTNPHLRSILVQLPFYELTGGHIDVSALQDSELTELKETIDILKTQNTEAQEILHGALSDADITPKELVINRQNSSESISSLTSTTSHSSMGSLKEQEAKKKKKKSWVFELRSSFNKAFSKKAGSKPSGPYADIEEIATPESSAPSSPKVHHISDDPSATIRSSTSASSSGLCEGGDEEADDKVVTGLRTELWQKELKLTDIRLEALSSAHQLEQLQEAMNGMQKTVENLKAENDHLKTGTSSPCPSPGPSSSVSQSSGLATLEGSSPRQSVALQMPKSFSRGLSEGGSDVHTAESLSLSSQRDDHRVRVVVCVADLHVFKDQEVKQQDFFVGTVRVNGRMDWTMLDSAVSQAFKVYIAKVDPTSSLGLSTDSIYSYSMGHIKRVLGGDAPETQPSRCMSRGPSSITVSLKGLKEKCVDSLVFETLIPKPMMQHYISLLLKHRRLILSGPSGTGKSYLASRLAEYLVDRSAREVTSGIVVTFNMHRQSCKDLQLHLSNLANQIDRETSTSEIPLVIILDDVHNPASISELVNGALTCKYHKCPYIIGTSNQPVKMIANHGLHLSFRMVTFSNNVEPANGFLVRYLHRKMMESENERNLTNEDLIKVLDWVPKLWYQLHAFLEKHSTSDFLIGPCFFLSCPVTVDEFRSWFIDLWNHSIIPYLQEGAKDGIKVHGQKAVWEDPVEWVRGTLPWPSAQQDQAKLFHLPPPSIGSSSPGQPLEERPHKETPPSSMESDPLMAMLLKLQEAANYIESPDKEDPSLPKL; encoded by the exons ATGAGCGGCCGTGTTTTCCCGGTGAAGGCGTCAGCAGCCAGAAGGACTTTGCTCTTCACGTCAAG CTGGGACGAGAGCAGCTCCATAAGCAGCGGCCTCAGCGACGGCGATGGTTCGGACAACCTCAGTTCAGAGGAGTTCAACGCCAGCTCCTCTCTCAACTCCCTCCCGACCACGCCCCTGGGCTCCAGACGCAACTCTTCGGTCATG CTCCGCACTGATGCAGAGAAGCGCTCCATGGTGGAAAGCGGACTGTCTTGGTTCAGCGAGGATGGCAAAACCATCCACAAGCTGGAGAGCTGCAGCTATGAAACGGGGAGTCTCAAGACAGAGGCCCCGAGCAAGTGGAGGAAGAAGCCTCCAAGCCTCAGTGAAGATCAGGGGAGTAAAGGGGAACTGAAGAAGCCGCAGAGTTTGGGTCAACCAGGGAGTTTCAGGAAGGGTCGTAATCCCCCTGTGGGCGTCACCTCCCCCATCACCCACACATCGCAGATCATGCTCAAAGTCGCAG CACCTAAAAGTGAGAGGCCACTCGACAAATCCAAGATGTCCATTAAAACTGCTGGTCTGCAACGGTCTCGCTCCGACGCTGGCCGGGATCACCACGGAGAGCACCGCAAGCCTCCGTCAGGTTTAGTTAAACCCTCTGCTGGAGCGTCCTTTGGGTATAAGAAGCCACCGATAGCCACTGGCACCGCCACTGTTATGACAGCAGGGGGCACCACCATCTCCAGTGGCTCTGCTACCGTGGGGAAAATCCCCAAGTCCTCTGGCATCCCTATGAAGCCTGTGGGAGGAGGGATACCAACAGGTCGGAAGAACAGTTTTGATGCCAGCAGCGAGCAGAACTTCCCGGGGCCAATTGCCCGAAACAGCATTCAATACCGCAGCCTGCCTCGACCGGCCAAATCGAGCACGTTTAGTGTGATTGGTCGCCCGTCAGGTCGGCCTGTCAGCGGCACCATTGACCCCGGCCTGTTGAGCCTGAAGCCTGTGCCCATGGCCTCCGCAGGCCCCAGGCTCAAAGAGCTGAGTAGCTGCGGCAGTAAGATGTCGACTCGAACCAGCACAGGCCCGGTGAACCAGACAGAccgagagaaggagaaggagagggccAAGGCGAAGGCTGTGGGCGCAGACATGGACTGCGGCTCCCTGAAGGGAGACGACACTCGGTCTGGGACGGCAGGGGAGTCCACTGTCAAACTGCACGGCCTGAGACGGACCAGCAGCGGCAGATACCCTGAGCTGTCTTCACCCACCACACCAAG AATGCTGCACACGAAAACTCTGGGTCGCCCCCCCAGCCTGGCTCACCTGGACAAGGTTAACTCGAACAGCCTTGACTCCTGCGTGACCATTCATGACCTCCCACCCAAAGTCCCCCCGTACTCCAAGCTTCAGGACTTGGCTGGTTCCCACACCGCCGGCCGCCTCACCCCGAGCCCAGCGCCCATCCTCCACATCGATTCCCCCAGCTCCTACACCAGTGACAGCCTGAGCCTGAGCGGATCCCCACTGCTCTATCCCAAGCTGATGCACCGCAGCATGGAGTCCCTGCCCCTGACGATGAGTGTCCCCTGCAGTGCGAGGTTTCTCACAGCCGAGAGGCACGATAAGCAGGAGAGGACCACGGGAACCTGGGGGGCCGGGAGCAGAACGTCCCTCAACCTCACTGATAG ctTGCAAGCGGACAGGAACACCTTGCCGAAGAAAGGCTTAGA aCGCTACGGCTCAAGCCTGTCGGACAGTGATGGAAGCAAACCGGGCAGGCGCCACTCCCACACCATAGCTGGCATGACGGAGAGTGACAGCCCCCCCCAGCTGCCCTCTCCCACCCGCTTGCTCCACCCCTCATCCGGCAAGGCTCCTCTCACCAACGTGG TTGCCCCAATTTCCAGCGGCTCTCCGAGGATCTCGCGCTCGAACAGCATCGGCCCCCCCGGTGACTCAGCCGGTGATCTCTTCGGAACCTCCCCCCTGGGCAGCAGTCTGTCGCTGGCTGACCGGCCAAAAAGCATGATGCGGTCGGGGTCTTTCCGTGAACCGGGGGATGATG TACATGGCTCTGTACTGTCTTTGGCATCCAATGCTTCATCCAACTATTCCTCG AATGAGGAGAGGATACAAGGGGAG CAAATCCGGAAGCTGAGGCGCGAGCTGGAGTCCTCCCAGGAAAAGGTTGCCAACTTGACAATGCAGCTCTCTGCCAAT CTTGGCCAG GCCAATCTGGTGGCAGCATTCGAGCAGAGCCTGGCGCTGATGACGGCGCGCCTGGAGACCCTGTCGGTCTCCTCGGACCAAAAG CCTCTCAGCCCGACCAGCCAGCCCCATCCGAGCGCAGATAGTCCTACCACAAATCCCCACCTCAGAAGCATCTTGGTTCAGTTACCCTTCTACGAGCTGACAGGAGGTCATATCGATGTTTCTGCTCTTCAGGACTCGGAGCTCACTGAGCTGAAGGAGACCATCGACATTCTGAAGACTCAAAACACAGAGGCCCAAGAAATCCTTCATGGGGCTCTCAGTGATGCAGACATCACGCCCAAAG AGCTGGTGATCAATCGGCAGAACTCGTCAGAGAGCATCTCCAGCCTGACCAGCACCACCAGCCACTCCAGCATGGGGAGTCTGAAAGAGCAGGaggccaagaagaagaagaagaagagctgg gtcTTTGAG TTGCGCAGCTCCTTCAACAAGGCCTTCAGTAAGAAGGCGGGTTCCAAGCCGTCGGGGCCGTATGCCGACATCGAGGAGATCGCCACCCCAGAGTCCTCTGCACCTTCCTCCCCCAAGGTCCACCATATCAGTGACGATCCCTCAGCCACAATAAGATCCTCGACCTCTGCATCATCATCCGG ACTGTGTGAAGGAGGTGATGAGGAGGCGGATGACAAGGTCGTGACAGGGCTGCGTACAGAGCTGTGGCAGAAGGAGCTAAAACTGACAGACATCCGCCTGGAAGCTCTGAGCTCTGCTCATcagctggagcagctgcaggaggccatGAACGGCATGCAG AAGACAGTGGAGAACCTGAAGGCTGAGAACGACCACCTGAAGACGGGTACTTCGTCCCCCTGTCCGTCCCCCGGACCCTCCAGCTCCGTCTCCCAGTCCTCAGGTCTCGCCACGCTGGAAGGTTCCTCGCCGCGACAGTCGGTGGCCTTGCAAATGCCAAAAAGCTTCAGCAGAGGGCTGAGTGAAGGGGGCTCAG ACGTCCACACTGCAGAGTCCCTCAGCCTTTCCTCGCAGAGGGACGATCACCGTGTCCGGGTGGTGGTTTGTGTTGCGGACCTGCACGTCTTCAAAGAT CAGGAGGTGAAACAACAGGATTTCTTCGTGGGCACCGTCCGGGTGAACGGCAGGATGGACTGGACCATGCTGGACTCGGCCGTCAGTCAGGCTTTCAAG GTGTACATAGCCAAAGTTGATCCCACCTCCAGCCTGGGCCTCTCCACCGACTCCATTTACAGCTACAGTATGGGCCACATCAAGAGGGTGCTCGGAGGAGACGCCCCTGAAACGCAACCCTCTCGCTGCATGTCCCGAGGCCCCAGCAGCATCACCGTGTCTCTGAAAG GTTTAAAGGAGAAGTGTGTGGACAGCCTGGTATTTGAAACGCTCATTCCCAAACCAATGATGCAGCACTACATCAGTCTGCTGCTCAAACACCGCCGCCTCATCCTGTCCGGGCCCAGCGGGACGGGGAAGTCCTACCTCGCCTCCCGCCTGGCCGAGTACCTGGTGGACCGCAGCGCCCGCGAAGTCACCAGCGGCATCGTGGTCACTTTCAACATGCACCGCCAGTCGTGCAAG GATCTGCAGCTTCATCTTTCCAACCTGGCCAATCAGATTGATCGAGAAACCAGCACCTCAGAAATACCGCTGGTGATCATTCTGGATGATGTTCACAATCCTGCCTCCATCAGCGAACTTGTCAACGGTGCTCTCACCTGCAAATATCACAAATG TCCTTACATTATTGGAACAAGCAACCAGCCAGTGAAGATGATTGCAAACCATGGACTTCACCTCAGCTTCAG GATGGTGACCTTCTCCAACAACGTGGAACCAGCCAACGGCTTCCTGGTGCGATACTTGCACAGGAAGATGATGGAGTCGGAGAACGAGAGGAACCTGACCAACGAGGACCTGATCAAGGTGTTGGACTGGGTCCCCAAACTCTGGTATCAGCTGCACGCCTTCCTGGAGAAGCACAGCACATCAGACTTCCTCATTG GTCCGTGTTTTTTCCTGTCATGTCCGGTCACAGTGGATGAGTTTCGATCGTGGTTTATTGATCTTTGGAACCACTCTATTATCCCATACCTGCAGGAGGGGGCCAAGGACGGCATCAAG GTGCACGGCCAGAAGGCGGTGTGGGAGGACCCAGTGGAGTGGGTGAGGGGCACTCTGCCTTGGCCATCCGCCCAGCAGGACCAGGCCAAGCTGTTCCACCTTCCTCCCCCCAGCATCGGCTCCAGCAGCCCCGGTCAACCCCTCGAGGAGAGGCCTCACAAGGAGACTCCGCCCAGCTCCATGGAATCCGATCCGCTG ATGGCAATGCTTTTGAAACTTCAAGAGGCTGCCAATTACATTGAATCCCCAGACAAAGAAGATCCTAGTCTGCCTAAACTTTGA